From the genome of Muricauda sp. SCSIO 64092, one region includes:
- a CDS encoding site-specific integrase, which yields MKTSKTFSINFWLKKKAKKKNGTIPIYARIRVDGVPADISIQRSTLEEHWCQESGRIKHKVKWSKGTNDYLDDVYAKLLECHKELHSEGLLITAIAVKMRYLGTDKIFGTLVELISYHRTNEIPKLERGTAKNYGATEKYLLRFIKKKFNVSDLGLLFINYAFIVDFERFLRTCKPLKKNQPLTNNGIMKHLERFKKMIGIASKFGCLKQNPFDLYQMKFDTYDSAYLEDFELEILESVSIPVRGWEVVRDIFVFSCYTGLSYIEVKSLKRGDIVQGIDGNLWINVIRKKTKTPVQVPLLMQAQEILNKYSHYPKAQNEFSLLPVFSNQKVNKYIKEIATLAGINKRLTFHVARHTFATTVTLTNDVPMETVSKLLGHTKLSTTKRYARVVEKKISKDIGQLKIKLKTRTKSISYQTRERGTPMYVVR from the coding sequence ATGAAAACTTCAAAAACGTTCAGTATCAACTTTTGGCTTAAAAAGAAGGCCAAAAAGAAAAATGGTACCATTCCAATCTATGCGCGCATAAGGGTCGATGGGGTCCCTGCCGATATCAGTATCCAAAGATCTACATTGGAGGAGCACTGGTGCCAGGAATCCGGAAGGATCAAACACAAGGTAAAATGGTCGAAAGGGACCAATGATTATCTGGATGATGTGTATGCCAAATTATTGGAATGCCATAAAGAATTGCATTCAGAGGGTCTATTGATCACGGCCATAGCGGTCAAGATGCGTTATCTGGGAACGGACAAGATCTTTGGAACATTGGTGGAACTGATAAGCTACCATAGGACCAACGAAATACCAAAACTGGAAAGGGGAACGGCAAAGAACTATGGCGCCACTGAAAAATACCTGTTACGGTTCATCAAGAAAAAATTTAATGTTTCTGACTTGGGCCTACTATTTATCAATTACGCTTTCATTGTAGATTTTGAAAGATTCTTAAGGACCTGTAAACCTTTAAAGAAAAACCAGCCATTGACCAACAACGGTATCATGAAGCATTTGGAACGGTTTAAAAAAATGATTGGAATTGCCTCAAAGTTTGGTTGTTTAAAGCAGAATCCGTTCGACCTATATCAAATGAAGTTTGATACTTACGACAGTGCATATCTGGAAGATTTCGAATTGGAAATTTTAGAGTCCGTCTCTATCCCTGTTCGTGGATGGGAGGTGGTAAGGGATATTTTCGTATTTTCTTGTTATACAGGATTAAGCTATATAGAAGTAAAATCATTAAAGCGAGGTGATATAGTGCAAGGTATCGATGGGAACCTTTGGATCAATGTTATACGAAAGAAGACCAAAACCCCGGTTCAGGTTCCATTGCTTATGCAGGCTCAGGAAATTCTCAATAAGTATTCCCATTATCCCAAAGCTCAAAATGAATTTTCTTTATTACCTGTGTTTTCCAATCAAAAGGTAAATAAATATATCAAGGAAATCGCCACTTTGGCAGGAATAAACAAACGCCTCACATTCCATGTCGCCCGTCATACATTTGCAACAACGGTCACACTTACCAATGATGTCCCAATGGAGACAGTATCGAAGCTTCTTGGTCATACCAAGTTATCAACGACCAAACGATATGCGAGGGTAGTGGAGAAGAAAATAAGCAAGGACATAGGTCAATTGAAGATAAAATTAAAGACAAGGACAAAATCTA